One window from the genome of Nicotiana sylvestris chromosome 9, ASM39365v2, whole genome shotgun sequence encodes:
- the LOC138876991 gene encoding glucan endo-1,3-beta-glucosidase, acidic isoform X1 produces MTLCIKNGFLAAALVLVGLLICSIQMIGAQSIGVCYGKHANNLPSDQDVINLYNANGIRKMRIYNPDTNVFNALRGSNIEIILDVPLQDLQSLTDPSRANGWVQDNIINHFPDVKFKYIAVGNEVSPGNNGQYAPFVAPAMQNVYNALAAAGLQDQIKVSTATYSGILANTNPPKDSIFRGEFNSFINPIIQFLVQHNLPLLANVYPYFGHIFNTADVPLSYALFTQQEANPAGYQNLFDALLDSMYFAVEKAGGQNVEIIVSESGWPSEGNSAATIENAQTYYENLINHVKSGAGTPKKPGNAIETYLFAMFDENNKEGDITEKHFGLFSPDQRAKYQLNFN; encoded by the exons ATGACTTTATGCATTAAAAATGGCTTTCTTGCAGCTGCCCTTGTACTTGTTGGGCTGTTAATTTGCAGTATCCAAATGATAg GGGCACAATCTATTGGAGTATGCTATGGAAAACATGCAAACAATTTACCATCAGACCAAGATGTTATAAACCTATACAATGCTAATGGCATCAGAAAGATGAGAATCTACAATCCAGATACAAATGTCTTCAACGCTCTCAGAGGAAGTAACATTGAGATCATTCTCGACGTCCCACTTCAAGATCTTCAATCCCTAACTGATCCTTCAAGAGCCAATGGATGGGTCCAAGATAACATAATAAATCATTTCCCAGATGTTAAATTTAAATATATAGCTGTTGGAAATGAAGTCTCTCCCGGAAATAATGGTCAATATGCACCATTTGTTGCTCCTGCCATGCAAAATGTATATAATGCATTAGCAGCAGCAGGGTTGCAAGATCAAATCAAGGTCTCAACTGCAACATATTCAGGGATCTTAGCGAATACCAACCCGCCCAAAGATAGTATTTTTCGAGGAGAATTCAATAGTTTCATTAATCCCATAATCCAATTTCTAGTACAACATAACCTTCCACTCTTAGCCAATGTCTATCCTTATTTTGGTCACATTTTCAACACTGCTGATGTCCCACTTTCTTATGCTTTGTTCACACAACAAGAAGCAAATCCTGCAGGAtatcaaaatctttttgatgccCTTTTGGATTCTATGTATTTTGCTGTAGAGAAAGCTGGAGGACAAAATGTGGAGATTATTGTATCTGAAAGTGGCTGGCCTTCTGAAGGAAACTCTGCAGCAACTATTGAAAATGCTCAAACTTACTATGAAAATTTGATTAATCATGTGAAAAGCGGGGCAGGAACTCCAAAGAAACCTGGAAATGCTATAGAAACTTATTTATTTGCCATGTTTGATGAAAATAATAAGGAAGGAGATATCACAGAGAAACACTTTGGACTCTTTTCTCCTGATCAGAGGGCAAAATATCAACTCAATTTCAATTAA
- the LOC138876991 gene encoding glucan endo-1,3-beta-glucosidase, acidic isoform X2 yields MRIYNPDTNVFNALRGSNIEIILDVPLQDLQSLTDPSRANGWVQDNIINHFPDVKFKYIAVGNEVSPGNNGQYAPFVAPAMQNVYNALAAAGLQDQIKVSTATYSGILANTNPPKDSIFRGEFNSFINPIIQFLVQHNLPLLANVYPYFGHIFNTADVPLSYALFTQQEANPAGYQNLFDALLDSMYFAVEKAGGQNVEIIVSESGWPSEGNSAATIENAQTYYENLINHVKSGAGTPKKPGNAIETYLFAMFDENNKEGDITEKHFGLFSPDQRAKYQLNFN; encoded by the coding sequence ATGAGAATCTACAATCCAGATACAAATGTCTTCAACGCTCTCAGAGGAAGTAACATTGAGATCATTCTCGACGTCCCACTTCAAGATCTTCAATCCCTAACTGATCCTTCAAGAGCCAATGGATGGGTCCAAGATAACATAATAAATCATTTCCCAGATGTTAAATTTAAATATATAGCTGTTGGAAATGAAGTCTCTCCCGGAAATAATGGTCAATATGCACCATTTGTTGCTCCTGCCATGCAAAATGTATATAATGCATTAGCAGCAGCAGGGTTGCAAGATCAAATCAAGGTCTCAACTGCAACATATTCAGGGATCTTAGCGAATACCAACCCGCCCAAAGATAGTATTTTTCGAGGAGAATTCAATAGTTTCATTAATCCCATAATCCAATTTCTAGTACAACATAACCTTCCACTCTTAGCCAATGTCTATCCTTATTTTGGTCACATTTTCAACACTGCTGATGTCCCACTTTCTTATGCTTTGTTCACACAACAAGAAGCAAATCCTGCAGGAtatcaaaatctttttgatgccCTTTTGGATTCTATGTATTTTGCTGTAGAGAAAGCTGGAGGACAAAATGTGGAGATTATTGTATCTGAAAGTGGCTGGCCTTCTGAAGGAAACTCTGCAGCAACTATTGAAAATGCTCAAACTTACTATGAAAATTTGATTAATCATGTGAAAAGCGGGGCAGGAACTCCAAAGAAACCTGGAAATGCTATAGAAACTTATTTATTTGCCATGTTTGATGAAAATAATAAGGAAGGAGATATCACAGAGAAACACTTTGGACTCTTTTCTCCTGATCAGAGGGCAAAATATCAACTCAATTTCAATTAA